In the genome of Trueperaceae bacterium, one region contains:
- a CDS encoding type IV toxin-antitoxin system AbiEi family antitoxin domain-containing protein produces the protein MRMSEALAAGVSRYRLYRMLDDGALERVSRGVYRLTELPPISDPDLAVVALRVPRAVVCLVSALAFHDLTTQVPHAVWIALPRGADTPRLDHPPLSVHRFAPDAFEAGVEVHELDGVEVKVYGAEKTLADVFKFRNQVGMDVALEALGLYAGRRRRDVEALLEYARICRVERVMRPYLEALL, from the coding sequence ATGCGGATGAGCGAGGCGTTGGCGGCTGGGGTGTCGCGCTATCGGCTCTACCGCATGCTGGATGACGGGGCGCTCGAGCGGGTCAGCCGTGGCGTCTATCGGCTGACTGAGCTGCCGCCCATCAGCGACCCGGACCTGGCGGTGGTGGCCCTGCGGGTTCCGCGAGCGGTGGTGTGCCTGGTGTCAGCGCTAGCCTTCCACGACCTGACGACCCAGGTACCCCACGCGGTCTGGATCGCGCTGCCGCGGGGGGCAGACACGCCGCGGCTCGATCACCCGCCGCTGTCGGTGCACCGTTTCGCGCCGGATGCGTTCGAAGCAGGCGTGGAGGTTCACGAACTGGACGGCGTGGAGGTGAAGGTCTACGGTGCTGAGAAGACGCTGGCCGACGTCTTCAAGTTCCGGAACCAGGTCGGGATGGACGTGGCGCTGGAGGCGCTGGGGCTGTATGCCGGTCGGCGGCGGCGTGATGTAGAGGCCCTTCTGGAGTACGCGCGCATCTGCCGGGTGGAACGGGTGATGCGCCCGTACCTGGAGGCGCTGCTGTGA
- a CDS encoding VOC family protein, protein MITGLHHIVLFCGDTAMSKRWYEQVGFAYKRGYEGMHWFALGDSEIMLHPGGEGRSESAPTIHVAVTTLDELFARVKQAGLQPLDHQQPGVSLDAPVVRPWGDREFELQDPDGQWWAFTEAGAAD, encoded by the coding sequence ATGATCACCGGCTTACATCACATCGTGCTCTTCTGTGGCGACACGGCAATGTCGAAGCGGTGGTACGAGCAGGTCGGCTTCGCCTACAAGCGCGGGTACGAGGGCATGCACTGGTTCGCGCTCGGCGACAGCGAGATTATGCTGCACCCAGGCGGTGAAGGGCGGAGCGAAAGCGCACCCACCATCCATGTCGCCGTCACGACCCTGGACGAACTGTTCGCGAGGGTGAAGCAAGCAGGCCTGCAACCGCTCGACCACCAGCAGCCGGGGGTGAGCCTCGACGCTCCGGTGGTGCGGCCGTGGGGCGACAGGGAGTTCGAGCTGCAGGACCCCGACGGCCAATGGTGGGCGTTCACCGAGGCTGGGGCTGCCGACTAG
- a CDS encoding ABC transporter ATP-binding protein, with translation MADLVRSFALVRAASPLESGLLLVALLVQGVIPALLIWVTKTVVDLAAEAVTLGGVGWVEFLPVVGLWIGGLLLESSLSPWAAALQGNVNEKLTARVNLELMGKADSLPGLAAFESAGFYDELQVLRDQAAYQPVNLLVYVTNGLRELVVVASVLALLATVAWWVPLLVVLAAVPHALVQFSLQSNAWETMVSRSPQARLMQYLSSLLLTDTYAKEARLFGFGPWVRGRYAAAFAETHGAMRRVRFRQAGWANLLVAVSALANGFAFLWVVARAAAGAVGAGSILLLVQSLLYLQQNLLLLAQDGSMLQETLAYFRRFFAFLAAEPDLPTSASVRPVPRLASLGVELVDVSFAYPTGGRRSRA, from the coding sequence TTGGCTGATCTGGTGCGCTCGTTCGCTTTGGTGCGGGCGGCGTCGCCGCTGGAGTCGGGGCTGTTGCTGGTGGCGCTGCTGGTGCAGGGCGTGATTCCCGCGTTGCTGATCTGGGTGACGAAGACCGTGGTGGACCTGGCGGCGGAGGCGGTAACCCTGGGCGGCGTGGGCTGGGTGGAGTTCCTGCCGGTGGTGGGCCTGTGGATTGGCGGGTTGTTGCTGGAGTCGTCCTTATCGCCGTGGGCGGCGGCGTTGCAGGGGAACGTGAACGAGAAGCTGACGGCGCGGGTGAACCTGGAGCTGATGGGCAAGGCGGACTCGTTGCCGGGTTTGGCGGCGTTCGAGTCGGCGGGCTTCTACGACGAACTGCAGGTGTTGAGGGACCAGGCGGCGTACCAGCCGGTGAACCTGCTGGTGTACGTGACGAACGGCCTTAGGGAGCTGGTGGTGGTGGCGTCGGTGCTGGCGCTGCTCGCCACCGTGGCGTGGTGGGTGCCGCTGCTGGTGGTGCTGGCGGCGGTGCCCCATGCGCTGGTGCAGTTCTCCTTGCAGAGCAACGCCTGGGAGACGATGGTGTCGCGCAGCCCGCAGGCGCGCCTGATGCAGTACCTGAGCTCGCTGCTGCTGACTGACACGTACGCCAAGGAGGCGCGGCTGTTCGGCTTCGGGCCGTGGGTGAGGGGGCGTTACGCGGCGGCGTTCGCCGAGACGCACGGTGCCATGCGGCGCGTGCGTTTCAGGCAGGCGGGCTGGGCGAACCTGCTGGTGGCCGTGAGCGCGTTGGCGAACGGCTTCGCGTTCCTGTGGGTGGTGGCGCGCGCCGCGGCCGGTGCAGTGGGCGCGGGGAGCATCCTGCTGTTGGTGCAGTCGCTGCTGTACCTGCAGCAGAACCTGCTGTTGTTGGCGCAGGACGGCTCGATGCTGCAGGAGACGCTCGCGTACTTCCGGAGGTTCTTCGCGTTCCTGGCGGCCGAACCCGACCTACCGACGTCGGCGTCGGTGCGGCCGGTGCCGCGGCTGGCGTCGCTGGGCGTCGAGCTGGTGGACGTGTCGTTCGCCTACCCGACGGGCGGGAGGCGCTCAAGGGCGTGA
- a CDS encoding ABC transporter permease — protein MRRAQSFIAVLSVAVGVAAFLLVAALQAWQARQIAALAAEFAPDVLVVRQPSVYPPDFEFTGLNSGITFEESRSLSGLPGVGAVAFAGSQSRVLGERLSIARMPVSEELFGVLGLEFAAGEGFDERARLLGLPFVVIGDTVAREVFGGPEAAVGEMVSLGMGSARVVGVLAPVPEAITEFRYLDVAALVPSSPAFELVNPNNPRPADSMLFVKHLPGERALAEASLRAALDELPTAWVYEVVGSEVWLGSQQVFRNRVADELSRGSRWIVLLVLIAAVGNLANFMGLRVADRAREAALRRAVGATRGRVLVGVAGDALLLGGAGTLLGVALWPLLDRLARVGEGPLPVTWQAFALAGGMGLAITLLASLVPALWLLRVPIYKALREELSPPVWEGVALTGMAAGVLALMVASFIQGGTEDWFQARLREVGADRVVMTTIGGPSELRRSSLSKPPFTEREARDIAALPGVAGVATVAHDSLGVVVRSGAGQEADYYSASVARVTPELFDIFPRPIAVGRAPAAADEVLVGPDAAAKAFPGLSLEEVVGRSLRIGQQVLAAGGQGGVTQVEEFTVVGVAAPATWSSFGDLSDVVIVRLQRESDPPLAGSRDLHVRVDLTADFEATLASIRGLVRKRYPDYAEPELHEPAGDLRQVRATMREVGASWGVMAWLALAVGGGGLASLVMVRLFRQRPQVALKRAVGATKRRLTLESLALSARTAVGAALTGLVAAVAVSYWVARLAPWSFGWSWANALLVTGVAVGVALLVALPPTLSFMRVQPWKVLRSE, from the coding sequence ATGCGTCGTGCGCAGTCGTTCATCGCCGTGTTGTCGGTGGCTGTCGGTGTGGCGGCTTTCTTGTTGGTGGCGGCGCTGCAGGCGTGGCAGGCGCGGCAGATCGCGGCGCTGGCGGCGGAGTTCGCGCCTGACGTGCTGGTGGTGCGGCAGCCGTCGGTGTACCCTCCTGATTTCGAGTTCACGGGGCTGAATTCCGGCATCACCTTCGAGGAGTCGCGGTCGCTTTCCGGCCTGCCTGGGGTGGGGGCGGTGGCGTTCGCGGGTTCGCAGTCGCGGGTGTTGGGCGAGCGATTGTCGATCGCGCGCATGCCGGTGAGCGAGGAGCTCTTCGGGGTGCTGGGGCTGGAGTTCGCGGCTGGTGAGGGGTTCGACGAGCGCGCGCGGCTGCTGGGGCTGCCGTTCGTGGTGATCGGCGACACGGTGGCGCGGGAGGTGTTCGGCGGTCCGGAGGCGGCGGTTGGGGAGATGGTGTCTTTGGGGATGGGTTCGGCGCGTGTGGTGGGGGTGTTGGCGCCGGTCCCGGAGGCGATCACGGAGTTCCGTTACCTGGACGTGGCGGCGCTGGTGCCGTCGTCGCCGGCGTTCGAGCTGGTGAACCCTAACAACCCGCGGCCGGCTGACTCGATGCTGTTCGTGAAGCACCTCCCGGGTGAGCGTGCGCTGGCGGAGGCGAGCCTGCGGGCGGCTTTGGACGAGCTGCCGACGGCGTGGGTGTACGAGGTGGTGGGTTCGGAGGTGTGGCTGGGCTCGCAGCAGGTGTTCCGTAACCGGGTGGCGGACGAGCTGTCGCGCGGCTCCAGGTGGATCGTGCTCTTGGTGCTGATCGCGGCGGTGGGGAACCTGGCTAACTTCATGGGGCTCAGGGTGGCGGACCGGGCGCGCGAGGCTGCGCTCAGGCGGGCGGTTGGCGCCACGCGCGGGCGGGTGCTGGTCGGCGTGGCGGGCGACGCGCTGCTCTTGGGCGGCGCCGGGACGCTGCTGGGCGTGGCGCTGTGGCCGCTGCTCGACCGCCTGGCGCGGGTGGGTGAGGGGCCTCTGCCGGTGACGTGGCAGGCGTTCGCGTTGGCGGGCGGCATGGGCCTCGCGATCACGCTGCTGGCGAGCCTGGTGCCGGCGTTGTGGCTTTTGCGGGTGCCGATCTACAAGGCGCTGCGTGAGGAGCTGTCGCCGCCGGTGTGGGAGGGCGTGGCGTTGACGGGCATGGCGGCGGGGGTGCTGGCGTTGATGGTGGCGTCGTTCATCCAGGGCGGCACCGAGGACTGGTTCCAGGCGCGCCTTCGTGAGGTGGGCGCGGACCGGGTGGTGATGACCACCATCGGTGGCCCTTCGGAGCTTAGGCGTTCGTCGTTGTCGAAGCCGCCGTTCACGGAGCGCGAGGCGCGAGACATCGCGGCCCTGCCGGGGGTGGCGGGCGTGGCCACCGTGGCGCACGACAGCCTTGGGGTGGTGGTGCGTTCGGGCGCGGGCCAGGAGGCGGACTACTACTCGGCGAGCGTGGCGCGGGTGACGCCGGAGCTGTTCGACATCTTCCCGCGGCCGATCGCGGTGGGGCGGGCGCCGGCCGCCGCGGACGAGGTGCTCGTGGGCCCCGACGCCGCTGCAAAGGCGTTCCCGGGTTTGAGCCTGGAAGAGGTGGTGGGCCGGTCGCTGCGGATCGGGCAACAGGTCCTGGCTGCGGGTGGTCAGGGCGGGGTTACTCAGGTCGAGGAGTTCACGGTGGTGGGGGTGGCTGCGCCGGCTACCTGGAGCTCGTTCGGCGACCTGAGCGACGTCGTCATCGTCAGGCTGCAGCGCGAGTCGGACCCGCCTTTGGCCGGCAGCCGCGACCTGCACGTGCGCGTCGACCTGACGGCCGACTTTGAGGCGACGCTGGCGTCGATCCGCGGCTTGGTGCGAAAGCGTTACCCGGATTATGCCGAACCGGAGCTGCACGAGCCGGCTGGTGACCTGCGGCAGGTGCGGGCCACCATGCGGGAGGTGGGGGCGTCGTGGGGCGTGATGGCGTGGCTGGCACTGGCGGTCGGCGGGGGTGGGCTCGCGAGCCTGGTGATGGTGCGGCTATTCCGGCAGCGGCCGCAGGTGGCGTTGAAGCGGGCGGTGGGCGCCACTAAGCGGCGTTTGACGCTCGAGTCGTTGGCGTTGTCGGCGAGGACGGCCGTGGGCGCCGCGCTCACCGGGCTGGTGGCGGCGGTGGCGGTGAGTTACTGGGTGGCGCGACTGGCGCCGTGGAGCTTCGGTTGGTCGTGGGCTAACGCGCTGCTGGTCACGGGCGTGGCGGTGGGGGTGGCGCTGCTGGTGGCGCTGCCGCCCACGCTGAGTTTCATGCGCGTGCAGCCGTGGAAGGTGTTGAGGTCGGAATGA
- a CDS encoding nucleotidyl transferase AbiEii/AbiGii toxin family protein: protein MSVRNLPASVHQRLLNRARAEGRPFNELLQHYAMERFLYRLSRSQFAGRFVLKGALLLRVWEAPVGRPTLDIDLLGRIDNEVDTVAEVMREVIQVPVEPDGVVFDVGSLAAGRIAEQAEYHGTRVRFIGRLGTARVRMQVDVGFGDPVHPAAKEEPFPTLLDAPAPVLWCYSRESVVAEKVEAMVRHGALNTRLKDFYDVWLLARAFAFDGPTLAEAVRRTFASRETVVSLPLVALSDGFSASKGVQWRAFLKRADIEHVPDALKEVVDAIRGFVEPVLASVAEGTEFEARWDPSGPWAPSEPAT from the coding sequence GTGAGCGTGCGCAACCTGCCGGCGAGCGTCCACCAACGGCTGCTGAACCGCGCCCGGGCCGAGGGACGCCCGTTCAACGAGCTGCTGCAGCACTACGCAATGGAGCGGTTCCTGTACCGGCTGTCGCGGAGCCAGTTCGCCGGTCGCTTCGTCCTGAAGGGGGCGCTGCTGCTTAGGGTGTGGGAGGCGCCGGTGGGCAGGCCCACGCTGGACATCGACCTCCTGGGGCGCATTGACAACGAGGTCGATACCGTCGCAGAGGTTATGCGCGAGGTGATCCAAGTGCCGGTGGAGCCGGATGGCGTCGTCTTCGACGTCGGGTCGCTCGCGGCGGGGCGGATCGCGGAGCAGGCCGAGTATCACGGAACTCGCGTTCGGTTCATAGGCCGGCTCGGTACGGCTCGGGTGCGTATGCAGGTGGATGTCGGCTTCGGCGATCCGGTGCATCCGGCGGCGAAGGAGGAGCCGTTCCCGACGCTGCTCGATGCTCCCGCCCCGGTCCTCTGGTGCTACAGCCGCGAGAGCGTGGTGGCCGAGAAGGTCGAGGCGATGGTGCGGCACGGGGCTCTCAACACGCGGTTGAAGGACTTCTACGACGTGTGGCTGCTGGCTCGCGCCTTCGCGTTCGACGGCCCGACTCTCGCGGAGGCTGTGCGCAGGACCTTCGCTTCGCGGGAGACCGTGGTGTCGCTGCCGTTGGTGGCGCTCAGCGACGGCTTCTCGGCCTCGAAGGGTGTGCAGTGGCGGGCGTTCCTCAAGAGGGCGGATATAGAGCACGTCCCAGACGCCTTAAAGGAGGTCGTCGACGCGATACGGGGGTTCGTGGAGCCAGTTCTCGCCTCCGTCGCGGAGGGCACGGAGTTCGAGGCCCGCTGGGACCCGTCTGGTCCGTGGGCTCCAAGTGAACCAGCGACCTGA
- a CDS encoding ATP-binding cassette domain-containing protein, producing the protein MSLRLAPGSVTALVGENGAGKSTVAKLLARFYDPAEGKVLVEGMDLRELDLEAWRASVGAVVQDFGRYQFTLQENLLLGEGRLEPDAPATAELLEQSGLDGLLVRLEGGLDARLGKQFGGTELSGGEWQKVALGRALARRDQAQLLILDEPTSALDPRAEFELYQQFAALAKGVTTLLITHRLGSVRTADTIYVLEEGRVVEVGSHEELLEVGGTYAELWQMQSHHYVNVTRD; encoded by the coding sequence GTGAGCCTGCGCCTGGCGCCGGGCAGTGTGACTGCGCTGGTGGGAGAGAACGGGGCGGGCAAGTCGACGGTGGCGAAGCTGTTGGCGCGCTTCTACGACCCGGCCGAAGGGAAAGTGCTGGTGGAGGGGATGGACCTGCGGGAACTGGACCTGGAGGCGTGGCGGGCGTCGGTCGGGGCGGTGGTGCAGGACTTCGGGCGTTACCAGTTCACGCTTCAGGAGAACCTTTTGCTGGGAGAGGGGCGCCTCGAGCCTGACGCGCCCGCCACGGCTGAGTTGCTGGAACAGAGCGGCCTGGATGGACTTTTGGTGCGCCTGGAGGGCGGGCTCGACGCGCGGCTGGGCAAGCAGTTCGGTGGCACGGAGCTTTCGGGCGGCGAGTGGCAGAAGGTGGCGTTGGGTCGTGCGCTGGCGCGGCGTGACCAGGCGCAGCTATTGATTCTCGACGAGCCCACGTCGGCGCTGGATCCGCGGGCTGAGTTCGAGCTGTATCAGCAGTTCGCAGCGTTGGCGAAGGGTGTGACGACGCTCTTGATCACGCACCGGCTGGGTTCGGTGCGGACGGCGGACACGATCTACGTGCTGGAGGAGGGGCGGGTGGTGGAGGTGGGATCGCACGAGGAGTTGCTGGAGGTTGGAGGAACGTACGCCGAGCTTTGGCAGATGCAGTCTCACCATTACGTGAACGTCACGCGGGACTGA
- a CDS encoding ABC transporter ATP-binding protein has protein sequence MPHWVRSSAGASLLQAQALSRVHRKGAREVKALLDADIEIREGEYVAITGPSGSGKSTLLSLLGLLDRPTSGVYRLAGRDVAALSDQAASAARNEFIGFVFQSFHLLPHLSAWRNVALPLKYAPVGRRVSKSEQRERALAALESVGMLAHAEHLPRELSGGQEQRVAIARALVGRPRLLLADEPTGNLDSSSRDEVLALFERANAEGVTVVVITHDAEVAARAQRRIVLADGRLVS, from the coding sequence ATGCCGCACTGGGTTCGTTCTAGTGCCGGGGCCTCGCTGCTGCAGGCGCAGGCGTTGTCTCGGGTGCACCGCAAGGGCGCGCGCGAGGTGAAAGCGCTGCTGGACGCCGACATCGAGATCCGCGAGGGCGAGTACGTGGCCATCACGGGTCCCTCGGGCTCGGGCAAGTCGACGCTGTTGAGCCTGCTGGGCCTGCTCGACCGGCCCACGTCGGGCGTCTACCGCCTGGCGGGGCGCGACGTGGCGGCGCTCTCGGACCAGGCGGCGTCGGCGGCGCGCAACGAGTTCATCGGCTTCGTGTTCCAGTCGTTCCACCTGCTGCCGCACCTGAGCGCCTGGCGCAACGTGGCGCTGCCGCTTAAGTACGCACCGGTGGGCAGGCGGGTTAGCAAGTCCGAGCAGCGGGAGCGGGCGCTGGCGGCGCTGGAGTCGGTGGGGATGCTGGCGCACGCCGAGCACCTGCCGCGCGAGTTGTCGGGCGGTCAGGAGCAGCGCGTGGCGATCGCGCGGGCGCTGGTGGGCCGGCCGCGCTTGCTGTTGGCGGACGAGCCGACCGGCAACCTCGACTCGAGCTCGCGCGACGAGGTGCTGGCGTTGTTCGAGCGCGCCAACGCCGAGGGCGTGACGGTGGTGGTGATCACGCACGACGCGGAGGTGGCGGCGCGGGCGCAGCGGCGGATCGTGTTGGCCGATGGTCGGCTAGTCAGCTAG
- a CDS encoding AMP nucleosidase, whose translation MERDERPQTPPKAAAPAVAGPGAAGAPADEHAGLDEDGRPLNRNLIYNNPEKWRIGREILERYTGAAPEAFQKQVLLTNFQYYLDRFEGMADDVVTTRGSAMMARHSAKLGVSIVNFSVGSPVAALIIEVLATADPKAVLFLGMCGGLHRSLQIGDFVLPTAAIRDEGASTHFMPPQVPALPTFKVQKFVSQIIVERGFDYRTGVVHTTDYRFWEFDEPFKRHLYEERALAIDMETATLFSVGFASKVPIGALLLVSDLPLRRGGIKTRDSAKAVFSEFTDRHIELGIQAMSEIAERGEHIRHYRW comes from the coding sequence ATGGAGCGAGACGAACGGCCCCAGACCCCGCCCAAGGCCGCCGCGCCCGCCGTGGCCGGCCCCGGCGCGGCGGGCGCGCCGGCCGACGAGCATGCCGGCCTCGACGAGGACGGCCGCCCCCTCAACCGCAACCTCATCTACAACAACCCCGAGAAGTGGCGCATCGGCCGCGAGATCCTCGAGCGCTACACGGGAGCGGCGCCCGAGGCCTTCCAGAAGCAGGTGCTGCTCACCAACTTCCAGTACTACCTCGACCGCTTCGAGGGCATGGCCGACGACGTGGTGACGACGCGCGGCTCCGCCATGATGGCGCGCCACAGCGCCAAGCTGGGCGTGTCGATCGTCAACTTCTCCGTCGGCTCGCCCGTGGCCGCCCTCATCATCGAGGTTCTGGCCACGGCCGACCCGAAGGCCGTGCTGTTCCTCGGGATGTGCGGCGGGCTGCACCGTTCGCTCCAGATCGGCGACTTCGTCCTGCCCACGGCTGCCATCCGCGACGAGGGCGCGTCGACTCACTTCATGCCGCCGCAGGTGCCGGCGCTCCCCACCTTCAAGGTGCAGAAGTTCGTTTCGCAGATCATCGTCGAGCGCGGCTTCGACTACCGCACCGGCGTCGTGCACACCACGGACTACCGCTTCTGGGAGTTCGACGAGCCGTTCAAGCGGCACCTCTACGAGGAGCGTGCGCTCGCCATCGACATGGAGACGGCCACCCTCTTCTCCGTCGGCTTCGCGAGCAAGGTGCCCATCGGGGCGCTGCTCCTCGTCTCCGACCTCCCGCTGCGCCGCGGCGGCATAAAGACGCGCGACTCGGCCAAGGCGGTCTTCAGCGAGTTCACCGACCGCCACATCGAGCTGGGCATCCAGGCCATGAGCGAGATCGCCGAGCGGGGGGAGCACATCAGGCATTACCGCTGGTGA